A DNA window from Vigna unguiculata cultivar IT97K-499-35 chromosome 10, ASM411807v1, whole genome shotgun sequence contains the following coding sequences:
- the LOC114167029 gene encoding putative disease resistance protein At3g14460 isoform X2, whose protein sequence is MALAVVGGALLSAFIDVLFDRLASPEFVNFIRGKKPDKLLQKMKSQLLVVKVVLADAEKRQISNSDVKDFDDLLDEVSTKAATQKEVSNSFSRLFIKKKIVSISKLEEMVEKLDDLLKQKECLDLKDIPVECYQPWKAHQTSLEDGYGMYGRDKDKEAILKMVLEDSTDGEPVSVIPIVGMGGVGKTTLARSVFNDDKLKQQIFDLKAWVCVSDLFDIVKVTRTMIEEITRKACKLSDLNALQLELTEKLKGKRFLIVLDDVWIEDCDNWSFLTKPFLSGSKGSKVVVTTRNENVAAAVPFHRVEVYRLNKLTNEDCWLVFANHAFPPSEACEDRETLEKIGKEIVKKCNGLPLAAQSLGGMLRRKNAVRDWNNVLESDIWELPESQCKIIPALRISYHYLPPHLKRCFVYCSLYPKDYAFDKDELIQLWMAEDLVKAPKKGKTLEEVGHEYFYDLVSRSFFQCGSGSNGDDCFVMHDLMHDLATFIGGEFYFRADEIGKETKINRKTRHLSFTRFSEPVSDIEGFDTVKFTRTFLVINYKDSPLNNEKAPYSVVSMLKYLRVLSFCVFKSLFVLPDSIGELIHLRYLNLSHTSIETLPDSLCSLCNLQTLKLVYCPKLIQLPIAMQNLVNLRHLEIHQSPIKEMPKRMGKLNQLQKLDLYIVGKRKENSIKELGGLPNLCGSFCIKALENVTKGEEAIEASIMDKKHINHLSLKWSIGNDNSIDFQIELDVLGKLQPHRDLQTLLIIGYKGTIFPEWVGNFSYRYMTSVSLYNCNNCCMLPSMGQLPSLKRLCISDMNSVKTIDAGFYKTEDCSSAIPFPSLESLHIFRMPSWEVWTAFASEAFPVLKDIFIFDCPKLRGAFPNHLPALQRLIIRNCELLVSSVPRAPSLRTIEICNTNKVTFHEFPLLVKFIDVEGGPTVESMMEAMTNSQPTCLKYLTLRKCSSAISFPGDRLPASLKALDVRDLNKLKFPMQHKHELLESLKVKNSCDSLMSLPLAIFPSLTHLDIRSCENMESVLVSGSESLKSLKSLMIQHCPSFVSFLGEGLSAPNLRGFSVFDCEKLKSLPNQMGSLLPNLEYLNISNCQLIESFPEGGMPPNITVWIENCEKLLSSKAWVCMDMVTSLGVCGPCDGINSFPEEALLPPSLTSLSLHNFTSLETLECKGFLHLTSLRELDIQNCEKLKNIGGESLPVSLMKLSINGCPLLHERCHKKDCEIWPKICHVRVLEIDGR, encoded by the exons ATGGCATTAGCTGTGGTAGGTGGTGCACTCCTTTCTGCTTTCATTGACGTTCTTTTTGACAGACTAGCTTCCCCCGAGTTCGTCAATTTCATCCGTGGAAAGAAGCCTGACAAATTGCTTCAAAAGATGAAGAGCCAGCTGCTTGTGGTTAAAGTTGTGCTTGCTGATGCTGAGAAGAGACAGATCTCAAACTCCGATGTCAAAGACT TTGATGACTTACTTGATGAAGTTTCTACCAAAGCTGCCACTCAAAAGGAGGTAAGCAATTCCTTTTCTCGTCTTTTCATAAAGAAGAAGATTGTTAGTATTAGTAAGTTGGAAGAGATGGTTGAAAAGTTAGATGATCTTCTAAAACAAAAGGAGTGTCTTGATTTGAAAGATATTCCAGTGGAGTGCTATCAGCCATGGAAAGCTCATCAAACATCTTTAGAAGATGGTTATGGTATGTACGGTAGAGATAAAGATAAGGAAGCCATATTGAAAATGGTGTTAGAGGATAGCACTGATGGTGAACCGGTGTCTGTGATCCCTATTGTAGGCATGGGTGGGGTTGGAAAAACCACTTTGGCAAGATCTGTGTTCAACGATGACAAATTGAAGCAGCAGATATTTGATTTAAAGGCATGGGTTTGTGTTTCTGATTTATTTGATATTGTGAAGGTCACAAGAACTATGATAGAGGAAATTACCCGAAAGGCTTGTAAATTGAGTGATCTAAATGCCCTTCAACTTGAGTTGACAGAGAAACTGAAAGGTAAAAGATTCTTGATTGTCTTGGATGATGTTTGGATCGAGGATTGTGACAATTGGAGTTTTCTTACAAAACCATTTCTAAGCGGGTCCAAGGGCAGTAAAGTTGTGGTCACAACCCGCAATGAAAATGTAGCGGCTGCAGTGCCTTTTCATAGAGTTGAAGTATATCGTCTAAATAAATTGACAAATGAAGATTGTTGGTTGGTGTTTGCAAACCATGCATTTCCTCCCTCAGAAGCCTGCGAGGATAGAGAAACTCTAGAAAAGATCGGAAAGGAGATTGTTAAAAAGTGTAATGGGTTGCCTTTAGCTGCACAGTCACTTGGAGGAATGTTGAGAAGAAAAAACGCTGTTAGGGATTGGAATAACGTACTTGAAAGTGACATTTGGGAACTTCCTGAAAGTCAGTGTAAAATTATTCCAGCACTCAGGATTAGTTATCATTATCTCCCTCCACATTTAAAACGGTGTTTTGTTTATTGCTCACTGTACCCCAAAGATTATGCATTCGATAAAGATGAACTGATCCAGCTATGGATGGCTGAAGATCTTGTAAAAGCACCAAAGAAAGGAAAGACTTTAGAAGAAGTTGGTCATGAGTATTTTTATGATTTGGTTTCAAGatctttttttcaatgtggaaGTGGATCGAATGGGGATGATTGTTTCGTAATGCATGACCTCATGCATGATCTAGCAACATTCATTGGCGGGGAATTCTATTTCAGAGCAGATGAAATTGGGAAGGAAACCAAAATCAATAGAAAGACTCGTCACTTGTCATTTACAAGATTTAGTGAACCAGTATCGGATATTGAAGGTTTTGACACAGTAAAATTTACCAGAACTTTCTTGGTGATCAATTATAAAGATTCTCCACTCAACAACGAAAAGGCACCATATTCTGTAGTGTCGATGCTTAAGTACTTGAGAGTTTTATCGTTTTGTGTCTTCAAAAGTCTGTTTGTTCTGCCTGATTCAATTGGTGAATTGATTCATTTGCGTTATCTAAATTTATCTCATACAAGTATAGAAACTTTGCCGGATTCATTATGTAGTTTGTGCAATCTACAAACTTTGAAGTTGGTTTATTGCCCAAAGCTGATTCAGTTGCCTATTGCCATGCAAAATCTTGTAAACTTGCGTCATCTGGAAATTCATCAATCTCCCATAAAAGAGATGCCTAAAAGAATGGGGAAATTAAATCAATTACAGAAGTTGGATTTGTATATTGTGGGTAAGCGTAAAGAGAATAGCATCAAAGAACTGGGAGGACTTCCAAATCTCTGTGGTTCGTTTTGTATTAAGGCACTGGAAAATGTTACGAAAGGCGAAGAAGCAATAGAAGCCAGTATAATGGACAAGAAGCATATTAACCATCTATCCTTAAAATGGTCTATAGGTAACGACAATAGCATCGACTTCCAAATTGAATTAGATGTACTCGGAAAATTACAACCTCACCGAGACCTGCAAACGCTGTTAATAATTGGTTATAAAGGAACCATATTTCCAGAGTGGGTGGGGAATTTTTCCTACCGCTACATGACAAGTGTAAGTTTATATAATTGTAACAACTGTTGCATGCTTCCTTCAATGGGGCAACTACCATCTCTCAAGCGCCTCTGTATTTCAGACATGAATTCGGTGAAGACTATTGATGCAGGATTTTACAAGACCGAAGATTGTTCATCTGCTATACCCTTTCCCTCCCTTGAATCTCTACACATTTTTCGCATGCCTAGTTGGGAGGTGTGGACTGCATTTGCTTCAGAAGCTTTTCCTGTGCTgaaggatatttttatatttgattgcCCAAAACTAAGGGGAGCTTTTCCAAATCACCTTCCCGCTCTGCAAAGACTTATCATTAGAAATTGCGAGCTTCTTGTTTCTTCTGTCCCAAGGGCTCCCAGCCTTCGAACAATAGAGATATGTAACACCAACAAAGTAACGTTTCATGAGTTTCCTCTTTTGGTGAAATTTATAGACGTAGAAGGAGGACCAACGGTGGAGTCCATGATGGAGGCCATGACTAATAGCCAACCTACTTGCCTCAAATATTTAACATTACGAAAGTGTTCGTCAGCCATATCTTTTCCAGGTGATCGTCTTCCTGCATCGCTGAAAGCTCTTGATGTCCGTGATTTAAACAAATTGAAATTCCCGATGCAACACAAGCACGAATTACTGGAATCACTAAAAGTAAAGAATAGTTGTGATTCGCTCATGTCTCTTCCATTGGCTATATTTCCAAGTCTGACTCATCTTGATATCAGAAGCTGTGAAAATATGGAATCAGTTTTGGTCTCAGGGTCAGAGTCGTTGAAGAGTTTGAAGTCTTTGATGATTCAACACTGTCCCAGCTTTGTATCATTCCTGGGAGAGGGATTGTCTGCGCCCAATTTGAGGGGTTTCAGTGTTTTTGATTGTGAGAAGTTGAAGTCGTTGCCCAATCAGATGGGAAGTCTTCTCCCAAATCTGGAATATCTTAACATATCCAACTGCCAACTAATAGAGTCATTCCCTGAAGGGGGTATGCCACCTAACATAACAGTTTGGATCGAAAATTGTGAGAAACTACTAAGCAGTAAAGCATGGGTATGCATGGACATGGTTACCTCTCTCGGTGTGTGTGGTCCATGTGATGGCATCAACTCCTTCCCGGAGGAGGCTTTGCTGCCTCCCTCTCTTACGTCTCTAAGTCTCCATAACTTCACAAGTCTGGAGACGTTGGAGTGCAAGGGCTTTCTTCATCTCACGTCGCTACGAGAATTGGACATTCAAAATTGTGAAAAGTTAAAGaatattggtggagaaagtcttCCTGTCTCTCTAATGAAATTAAGCATCAACGGATGTCCCTTACTGCACGAACGATGCCATAAGAAGGACTGTGAAATTTGGCCTAAAATCTGCCATGTCCGTGTGCTAGAGATTGATGGTAGATAG
- the LOC114166488 gene encoding membrane magnesium transporter-like isoform X1, with translation MIENPVKVFCVLVHAAYSTIHYRGLLKITEEEFSGPPYNFGVMQVVIELFVGLLLCFWAALTVPWKFKSIHPHSEENRFVAYSIGVDFGAIGSTYIAFFVNIYASSPFLGRNLSPGKPNDG, from the exons ATGATAGAAAATCCTGTGAAGGTGTTCTGTGTTCTGGTTCACGCCGCTTATTCAACTATCCACT ACAGGGGTCTGTTGAAGATTACAGAGGAGGAGTTTTCAGGGCCTCCATATAAT tttggaGTAATGCAGGTGGTGATTGAGCTGTTTGTTGGACTGCTGCTTTGTTTCTGGGCTGCGCTCACTGTGCCTTGGAAGTTTAAATCCATTCACCCTCACTCCGAAGAGAACAG ATTTGTTGCTTATTCCATAGGTGTTGATTTTGGTGCCATTGGATCTACCTATATTGCTTTCTTTGTCAACATATACGCTTCTAGTCCTTTTCTGGGTAGAAATTTATCACCAGGCAAGCCAAATG ATGGATAG
- the LOC114166488 gene encoding membrane magnesium transporter-like isoform X2, whose translation MIENPVKVFCVLVHAAYSTIHYRGLLKITEEEFSGPPYNVVIELFVGLLLCFWAALTVPWKFKSIHPHSEENRFVAYSIGVDFGAIGSTYIAFFVNIYASSPFLGRNLSPGKPNDG comes from the exons ATGATAGAAAATCCTGTGAAGGTGTTCTGTGTTCTGGTTCACGCCGCTTATTCAACTATCCACT ACAGGGGTCTGTTGAAGATTACAGAGGAGGAGTTTTCAGGGCCTCCATATAAT GTGGTGATTGAGCTGTTTGTTGGACTGCTGCTTTGTTTCTGGGCTGCGCTCACTGTGCCTTGGAAGTTTAAATCCATTCACCCTCACTCCGAAGAGAACAG ATTTGTTGCTTATTCCATAGGTGTTGATTTTGGTGCCATTGGATCTACCTATATTGCTTTCTTTGTCAACATATACGCTTCTAGTCCTTTTCTGGGTAGAAATTTATCACCAGGCAAGCCAAATG ATGGATAG
- the LOC114167029 gene encoding putative disease resistance protein At3g14460 isoform X1: protein MALAVVGGALLSAFIDVLFDRLASPEFVNFIRGKKPDKLLQKMKSQLLVVKVVLADAEKRQISNSDVKDWLDLLRDLVYEVDDLLDEVSTKAATQKEVSNSFSRLFIKKKIVSISKLEEMVEKLDDLLKQKECLDLKDIPVECYQPWKAHQTSLEDGYGMYGRDKDKEAILKMVLEDSTDGEPVSVIPIVGMGGVGKTTLARSVFNDDKLKQQIFDLKAWVCVSDLFDIVKVTRTMIEEITRKACKLSDLNALQLELTEKLKGKRFLIVLDDVWIEDCDNWSFLTKPFLSGSKGSKVVVTTRNENVAAAVPFHRVEVYRLNKLTNEDCWLVFANHAFPPSEACEDRETLEKIGKEIVKKCNGLPLAAQSLGGMLRRKNAVRDWNNVLESDIWELPESQCKIIPALRISYHYLPPHLKRCFVYCSLYPKDYAFDKDELIQLWMAEDLVKAPKKGKTLEEVGHEYFYDLVSRSFFQCGSGSNGDDCFVMHDLMHDLATFIGGEFYFRADEIGKETKINRKTRHLSFTRFSEPVSDIEGFDTVKFTRTFLVINYKDSPLNNEKAPYSVVSMLKYLRVLSFCVFKSLFVLPDSIGELIHLRYLNLSHTSIETLPDSLCSLCNLQTLKLVYCPKLIQLPIAMQNLVNLRHLEIHQSPIKEMPKRMGKLNQLQKLDLYIVGKRKENSIKELGGLPNLCGSFCIKALENVTKGEEAIEASIMDKKHINHLSLKWSIGNDNSIDFQIELDVLGKLQPHRDLQTLLIIGYKGTIFPEWVGNFSYRYMTSVSLYNCNNCCMLPSMGQLPSLKRLCISDMNSVKTIDAGFYKTEDCSSAIPFPSLESLHIFRMPSWEVWTAFASEAFPVLKDIFIFDCPKLRGAFPNHLPALQRLIIRNCELLVSSVPRAPSLRTIEICNTNKVTFHEFPLLVKFIDVEGGPTVESMMEAMTNSQPTCLKYLTLRKCSSAISFPGDRLPASLKALDVRDLNKLKFPMQHKHELLESLKVKNSCDSLMSLPLAIFPSLTHLDIRSCENMESVLVSGSESLKSLKSLMIQHCPSFVSFLGEGLSAPNLRGFSVFDCEKLKSLPNQMGSLLPNLEYLNISNCQLIESFPEGGMPPNITVWIENCEKLLSSKAWVCMDMVTSLGVCGPCDGINSFPEEALLPPSLTSLSLHNFTSLETLECKGFLHLTSLRELDIQNCEKLKNIGGESLPVSLMKLSINGCPLLHERCHKKDCEIWPKICHVRVLEIDGR, encoded by the coding sequence ATGGCATTAGCTGTGGTAGGTGGTGCACTCCTTTCTGCTTTCATTGACGTTCTTTTTGACAGACTAGCTTCCCCCGAGTTCGTCAATTTCATCCGTGGAAAGAAGCCTGACAAATTGCTTCAAAAGATGAAGAGCCAGCTGCTTGTGGTTAAAGTTGTGCTTGCTGATGCTGAGAAGAGACAGATCTCAAACTCCGATGTCAAAGACTGGCTCGATCTTCTCAGAGATCTTGTCTACGAGGTTGATGACTTACTTGATGAAGTTTCTACCAAAGCTGCCACTCAAAAGGAGGTAAGCAATTCCTTTTCTCGTCTTTTCATAAAGAAGAAGATTGTTAGTATTAGTAAGTTGGAAGAGATGGTTGAAAAGTTAGATGATCTTCTAAAACAAAAGGAGTGTCTTGATTTGAAAGATATTCCAGTGGAGTGCTATCAGCCATGGAAAGCTCATCAAACATCTTTAGAAGATGGTTATGGTATGTACGGTAGAGATAAAGATAAGGAAGCCATATTGAAAATGGTGTTAGAGGATAGCACTGATGGTGAACCGGTGTCTGTGATCCCTATTGTAGGCATGGGTGGGGTTGGAAAAACCACTTTGGCAAGATCTGTGTTCAACGATGACAAATTGAAGCAGCAGATATTTGATTTAAAGGCATGGGTTTGTGTTTCTGATTTATTTGATATTGTGAAGGTCACAAGAACTATGATAGAGGAAATTACCCGAAAGGCTTGTAAATTGAGTGATCTAAATGCCCTTCAACTTGAGTTGACAGAGAAACTGAAAGGTAAAAGATTCTTGATTGTCTTGGATGATGTTTGGATCGAGGATTGTGACAATTGGAGTTTTCTTACAAAACCATTTCTAAGCGGGTCCAAGGGCAGTAAAGTTGTGGTCACAACCCGCAATGAAAATGTAGCGGCTGCAGTGCCTTTTCATAGAGTTGAAGTATATCGTCTAAATAAATTGACAAATGAAGATTGTTGGTTGGTGTTTGCAAACCATGCATTTCCTCCCTCAGAAGCCTGCGAGGATAGAGAAACTCTAGAAAAGATCGGAAAGGAGATTGTTAAAAAGTGTAATGGGTTGCCTTTAGCTGCACAGTCACTTGGAGGAATGTTGAGAAGAAAAAACGCTGTTAGGGATTGGAATAACGTACTTGAAAGTGACATTTGGGAACTTCCTGAAAGTCAGTGTAAAATTATTCCAGCACTCAGGATTAGTTATCATTATCTCCCTCCACATTTAAAACGGTGTTTTGTTTATTGCTCACTGTACCCCAAAGATTATGCATTCGATAAAGATGAACTGATCCAGCTATGGATGGCTGAAGATCTTGTAAAAGCACCAAAGAAAGGAAAGACTTTAGAAGAAGTTGGTCATGAGTATTTTTATGATTTGGTTTCAAGatctttttttcaatgtggaaGTGGATCGAATGGGGATGATTGTTTCGTAATGCATGACCTCATGCATGATCTAGCAACATTCATTGGCGGGGAATTCTATTTCAGAGCAGATGAAATTGGGAAGGAAACCAAAATCAATAGAAAGACTCGTCACTTGTCATTTACAAGATTTAGTGAACCAGTATCGGATATTGAAGGTTTTGACACAGTAAAATTTACCAGAACTTTCTTGGTGATCAATTATAAAGATTCTCCACTCAACAACGAAAAGGCACCATATTCTGTAGTGTCGATGCTTAAGTACTTGAGAGTTTTATCGTTTTGTGTCTTCAAAAGTCTGTTTGTTCTGCCTGATTCAATTGGTGAATTGATTCATTTGCGTTATCTAAATTTATCTCATACAAGTATAGAAACTTTGCCGGATTCATTATGTAGTTTGTGCAATCTACAAACTTTGAAGTTGGTTTATTGCCCAAAGCTGATTCAGTTGCCTATTGCCATGCAAAATCTTGTAAACTTGCGTCATCTGGAAATTCATCAATCTCCCATAAAAGAGATGCCTAAAAGAATGGGGAAATTAAATCAATTACAGAAGTTGGATTTGTATATTGTGGGTAAGCGTAAAGAGAATAGCATCAAAGAACTGGGAGGACTTCCAAATCTCTGTGGTTCGTTTTGTATTAAGGCACTGGAAAATGTTACGAAAGGCGAAGAAGCAATAGAAGCCAGTATAATGGACAAGAAGCATATTAACCATCTATCCTTAAAATGGTCTATAGGTAACGACAATAGCATCGACTTCCAAATTGAATTAGATGTACTCGGAAAATTACAACCTCACCGAGACCTGCAAACGCTGTTAATAATTGGTTATAAAGGAACCATATTTCCAGAGTGGGTGGGGAATTTTTCCTACCGCTACATGACAAGTGTAAGTTTATATAATTGTAACAACTGTTGCATGCTTCCTTCAATGGGGCAACTACCATCTCTCAAGCGCCTCTGTATTTCAGACATGAATTCGGTGAAGACTATTGATGCAGGATTTTACAAGACCGAAGATTGTTCATCTGCTATACCCTTTCCCTCCCTTGAATCTCTACACATTTTTCGCATGCCTAGTTGGGAGGTGTGGACTGCATTTGCTTCAGAAGCTTTTCCTGTGCTgaaggatatttttatatttgattgcCCAAAACTAAGGGGAGCTTTTCCAAATCACCTTCCCGCTCTGCAAAGACTTATCATTAGAAATTGCGAGCTTCTTGTTTCTTCTGTCCCAAGGGCTCCCAGCCTTCGAACAATAGAGATATGTAACACCAACAAAGTAACGTTTCATGAGTTTCCTCTTTTGGTGAAATTTATAGACGTAGAAGGAGGACCAACGGTGGAGTCCATGATGGAGGCCATGACTAATAGCCAACCTACTTGCCTCAAATATTTAACATTACGAAAGTGTTCGTCAGCCATATCTTTTCCAGGTGATCGTCTTCCTGCATCGCTGAAAGCTCTTGATGTCCGTGATTTAAACAAATTGAAATTCCCGATGCAACACAAGCACGAATTACTGGAATCACTAAAAGTAAAGAATAGTTGTGATTCGCTCATGTCTCTTCCATTGGCTATATTTCCAAGTCTGACTCATCTTGATATCAGAAGCTGTGAAAATATGGAATCAGTTTTGGTCTCAGGGTCAGAGTCGTTGAAGAGTTTGAAGTCTTTGATGATTCAACACTGTCCCAGCTTTGTATCATTCCTGGGAGAGGGATTGTCTGCGCCCAATTTGAGGGGTTTCAGTGTTTTTGATTGTGAGAAGTTGAAGTCGTTGCCCAATCAGATGGGAAGTCTTCTCCCAAATCTGGAATATCTTAACATATCCAACTGCCAACTAATAGAGTCATTCCCTGAAGGGGGTATGCCACCTAACATAACAGTTTGGATCGAAAATTGTGAGAAACTACTAAGCAGTAAAGCATGGGTATGCATGGACATGGTTACCTCTCTCGGTGTGTGTGGTCCATGTGATGGCATCAACTCCTTCCCGGAGGAGGCTTTGCTGCCTCCCTCTCTTACGTCTCTAAGTCTCCATAACTTCACAAGTCTGGAGACGTTGGAGTGCAAGGGCTTTCTTCATCTCACGTCGCTACGAGAATTGGACATTCAAAATTGTGAAAAGTTAAAGaatattggtggagaaagtcttCCTGTCTCTCTAATGAAATTAAGCATCAACGGATGTCCCTTACTGCACGAACGATGCCATAAGAAGGACTGTGAAATTTGGCCTAAAATCTGCCATGTCCGTGTGCTAGAGATTGATGGTAGATAG
- the LOC114165752 gene encoding gibberellin-regulated protein 12-like, with protein MSKFVCAFLLIFVMAFVTQLVYGGGEGSLTVQECPRACDYRCSKANARQACLFYCNLCCDKCLCVPSGTFGNKEECPCYNDWKNKEGKPKCP; from the exons ATGTCTAAGTTTGTGTGTGCATTTCTTCTCATCTTTGTCATGGCTTTTGTAACTCAACTTGTTTAT GGTGGTGGTGAAGGATCTCTTACAGTTCAAG AGTGTCCTAGAGCATGTGACTATCGTTGTTCAAAGGCTAATGCTAGGCAAGCATGTTTGTTCTACTGTAACTTGTGTTGTGACAAGTGTTTATGTGTTCCATCAGGAACATTTGGTAATAAGGAAGAATGTCCATGTTATAACGACTGGAAAAATAAGGAAGGAAAACCTAAGTGTCCTTGa